One window of the Mycobacterium haemophilum DSM 44634 genome contains the following:
- a CDS encoding serine hydrolase domain-containing protein, which produces MTSTGVYHQGNWLPGGVHGAADANFACAIRSFASLFPVRQLGGGALSVYLDGTPVVDVWTGWADRRGNVPWSADTGAMVFSATKGLASTVIHRLVDRGLLAYDVPVADYWPAFGTNGKSAITIGDMMRHRAGLSHLDGASAADLMDHHLMEARLAAAPAGRLLGKPAYHAMTYGWLMSGLARAVTGKGMRELIREELAQPLNTDGLHLGRPPADAPTHTAQIIAPQSTRANPLFNFVAPKIAAFSFSAAFGAMYFPGMKAFVQGNIPILDGEVPAANGVCTARALARVYGAIANRGQLDGIRFLSPELVAGLTGRPSLRPDHNLFLPLAWHMGYHAVPIAGVLPGFGHAGMGGSIGWADPASGIAFGFVHNRLLTPMIFDQATFIGLGALLRRGAAAARRRGYQTVPDFGAPYPTPAKVAAG; this is translated from the coding sequence ATGACAAGCACAGGCGTTTACCACCAAGGTAATTGGCTGCCGGGCGGAGTCCACGGCGCCGCCGACGCCAACTTTGCGTGCGCGATCCGCAGTTTCGCCAGCTTGTTTCCGGTCCGCCAACTCGGCGGCGGCGCGCTGTCGGTATACCTCGACGGCACACCAGTTGTCGACGTGTGGACCGGATGGGCCGACCGCCGTGGCAACGTGCCGTGGTCGGCCGACACCGGCGCGATGGTGTTTTCCGCGACCAAGGGCTTGGCCTCCACGGTCATCCATCGGCTTGTCGACCGGGGGTTGCTTGCCTACGACGTGCCGGTCGCCGACTACTGGCCCGCGTTCGGCACGAACGGCAAATCAGCCATCACCATTGGCGACATGATGCGGCACCGGGCCGGGCTGTCCCACTTGGACGGCGCCAGCGCCGCCGACTTGATGGACCACCACCTGATGGAGGCCCGACTGGCAGCAGCGCCGGCAGGGCGGCTGCTGGGTAAGCCAGCCTACCATGCCATGACCTACGGATGGTTGATGTCCGGCCTGGCGCGCGCAGTCACGGGCAAGGGAATGCGCGAGCTGATCCGCGAGGAGCTGGCCCAGCCGCTGAACACCGACGGACTGCATCTGGGCCGGCCACCGGCCGACGCGCCGACCCACACAGCACAGATCATCGCCCCGCAGAGCACCAGAGCAAACCCGCTGTTCAACTTCGTGGCACCGAAAATCGCCGCCTTCTCGTTCTCGGCCGCTTTCGGGGCGATGTACTTCCCAGGTATGAAAGCCTTTGTCCAAGGCAACATTCCGATACTCGACGGCGAGGTACCGGCAGCTAATGGGGTGTGCACCGCACGCGCGCTGGCACGCGTCTATGGTGCAATCGCCAACAGGGGCCAGCTCGACGGAATACGATTCCTGTCGCCCGAACTGGTGGCTGGATTGACCGGCAGGCCCAGCCTGCGACCCGACCACAACCTTTTCCTGCCACTGGCCTGGCACATGGGATATCACGCGGTACCCATTGCGGGAGTATTGCCCGGATTCGGTCACGCCGGCATGGGCGGATCGATCGGGTGGGCCGACCCGGCGAGCGGAATCGCGTTCGGCTTTGTGCATAACCGGTTGCTGACCCCGATGATCTTCGACCAGGCCACCTTCATCGGGCTTGGCGCACTGCTGCGCCGCGGCGCGGCCGCGGCCCGAAGGCGCGGCTATCAGACCGTCCCCGACTTCGGGGCGCCCTATCCCACGCCGGCGAAGGTCGCCGCCGGATAG